A genomic stretch from Nocardia wallacei includes:
- a CDS encoding methylated-DNA--[protein]-cysteine S-methyltransferase, with product MTTAEYATSPTPVGPFTTLVDPDGAVLAAGWTGDAEELRVLIHPRLRPASLRERPSLGAVTRAVEKYHDGDVFAIDDITVRQLSGPFLVHAWEVLRKVPAGKPVTYTAFADLSGRPEAIRAAANACARNAAALFVPCHRILRTDGSLGGFRWGLPVKRWLLDHEASRTG from the coding sequence ATGACAACGGCCGAGTACGCGACGAGCCCGACGCCGGTCGGGCCGTTCACCACGCTGGTCGATCCCGACGGTGCCGTCCTGGCCGCCGGTTGGACCGGCGACGCCGAGGAACTGCGCGTGCTGATCCACCCGCGCCTGCGCCCCGCCTCGCTGCGCGAGCGGCCGTCGCTCGGAGCGGTGACCCGCGCCGTCGAGAAGTACCACGACGGTGATGTTTTCGCGATCGACGACATCACCGTGCGGCAGCTCTCCGGGCCGTTCCTCGTGCACGCCTGGGAGGTGCTGCGCAAGGTCCCGGCCGGAAAACCGGTGACCTACACCGCCTTCGCCGACCTGTCCGGCCGCCCCGAGGCGATCCGCGCGGCCGCCAACGCCTGCGCCCGCAATGCCGCCGCCCTCTTCGTCCCCTGCCACCGCATCCTGCGCACCGACGGTTCCCTCGGCGGGTTCCGCTGGGGGCTCCCGGTCAAGCGGTGGCTGCTGGACCACGAGGCGTCGCGGACTGGGTGA